CAGGTTGCTGTCAACCAACCAGATGCTTCAAGATGCCAGCGCGTCATCGAGGCAAGCCCCTCCCCTTGTGGGAGGGGTGAGTTGACTATCGGGCTTTAAAAATTAGCCTTCGCTTTCGATGTAAATAAACAACAAACCCATAGCAACAGCCGGGAAAAGCCAGCAAACTACAGGAATCAAGATCCAGGGTAAGTAAGAAGCTGCGTAAGCACCTGTCATGTTTAACCTTCCTATGTTTTGTTCAACAATCAATTTTCAAAGAAAAAGTCAAGATAAATAGCTCAAAAAAGGCTACTTATTGACTATTGACGATACCACGAATAATTGCATCAAGAGTAGATGAATTTTCGAGTAAGAAATAAGCAACGAAAGCGCCACCCATTCCACCAACGAAGAAACCGCCAGTAAACTGACTCCAGCCTTGAGAAGTCTTGAGATCGTCAGGCGCTTGGGGGTTATCTTGCAGGTAAGGGACTTGAGAGTCATCTTTGGGGAAAGATACTAAACCGTAAACAGACATACCTGCGGTAGCGATTAAAATTAAGGCGATCGCGGAAATCAAAGCACCTAAGTTAGCAGCTTCGCCGTAATCGCGCAAAGGTCCAAATAACACCCAAGGACCAAGAACAAAGTAACCGTGTGCTAAACCAACCTCTAAACCGCGTATGATTGGAGAAACTCCGGTGCGGTAAGCGGGTAAGTTACCAATGAAAGCTCTCGTGAAACCAGAATCAGAAATGGGGGTTGACAAATGACCAATAAAGGGATCGCCATGATATGGTTTGACCACTTCTACGTTTCTCGGATCTGCCATATTTATCTCTCCTCTCGCGTTGTGAAAGTTTACAGAAAACTTAAGAATTATTTTAAGCATGGAGAGGTTGCTTAATCGCAGGATTGGTTCTCAGCGTTAGAAAAGTTCATTAAACAGGAATCAATTTACTCGCCAGAACCAATTAATCTCCTCTGATACCACAAAATCAGCATTTTTGTGAGGATTGCCATCCTTCTCAAGTTATGAATATTTCCCTAGAGCTATAAGATGGGGCGAAAGACAATGGGAAAATAGTTGAGGAATAATATATTTGGGTTTAGTGAAATGAGACAACTTGTAACAAAACTAAGTTGGATAATCCGAAGTGGCTTTGCTTCGAGTGCTAAAAGCCTGGTTGTGTTCTTAGTCTCAGTGGTGCTAGCGTTTAGTGTAGTGGTTGCGCCAGCTTGGGCGACGAGTATTTATGAATTACCTCCTGTTAGTGCGGGAGAACAAACCTGGGTGATAGATGAAGCTAATGTCTTGAGTCGTTTGAATGAAGGTACTCTGACTAATCAACTGAAAAAGTTAGCTAACGAAACGGGTAACGAAGTGCGCTTAGTTACTATTCATCGTTTGGATTATGGGGAAACTATCGACAGTTTCGCCGATGATTTGTTTGCTGAATGGTATTCTACTCCTGAAGCTCAGGCGAAGCAAACTTTGTTGGTTTTAGATACCTTAACTAATAATGTGGCGATTCGTACTGGAGAGGGTGTGAAAAGCCTCTTGGATGAGGATATTGCTACTAGTGTGGTTAACGATACGATTGGGACATCAATCCGAGAGGGAGATAAGTATAATGAGGCTTTTCTGGCAGCTAGCGATCGCGTTGTTGCTGTATTATCAGGTCAGCCAGACCCAGGTGCGCCGGAAGTTCAGGATGAGTTGAATATTGAGCGCACTTATGCTACTGCTGAGGAAACTGACGATCGCAATGCAGCAGTTTGGGTTCTCGGTTTGCTCGTAGTTGCGACGATTATTCCGATGGCTACTTACTTTTTCTATCAAAGCTATGGTGGCTAGTCTTGTATATAGTCTCCACTGTTGATTAATGCCGACTCAGCCCGCACAAATTCTCGTCCCAGGTAGGCAGCATGGTCTAACATGGTTACGGGACAGGGCTGAGTTTGCTCGAAGATTTTCACGCAGAGTTCTTTGGCTGTTCTTCCAGTAAAAATGGTCGTTGCTGTACGTGCGACTTTTCCTTTTGCGGGAATGGGTTTTCCGGTTTCTGGGTCAACGGCTAATCCGCGATCGTCGATAATATTTGTAAAGTGTTTGGCACAAATTAATCCGGCTTCGGAATCTAGGTAGATAATAAAGTAGCCACCCGGATCTAGGGCTAGGTCGCGTTTGGAGAGTTCGTTATCGATCGCTGTTATATTTTCAATTGTTTGACTCATTGGCGTTGTCTATAAGTTCTTTTTCCAGTTTAAGAGTCTGAGTGACAGTTGTCAGTTTGTCTTCTTTTTCTCTCTTTCCCAGTCCCCAGCGTAGGGGCAAACCCCCCGTGGTTGCCCTCCCCTCCTCCCCAATTCCTGGTAGCACTCTGGCGATCGCTGAAATGCCTATTCTTTGGTAAAGTGCTACCAACCCCAGTCTGGGTATGGCTTTCAAGCTCTTGTCTGAGGTGCTTAATGAAACTTATTCTCAATTACTCCGCTTCTCCCTTGACCCCCGGAATTTTTGGTGGTTATAATCCTTTCATACAGGGGGTTCTAGATCGACCCTCTTCTAACTTCTTCGGAAGTTGAATTAATGGAAACGGGGAGGTGTGGGATGAAAGAAAGTCCGGGTATACTTCTTCTAACTTCTTCGGAAGTTGAATTAATGGAAACCTTTTCCAAAAAACTTTCCCCAATCAGGGCTTTGAAAACTTCTAACTTCTTCGGAAGTTGAATTAATGGAAACCAAAAGCAGCAGCAACAGCAAAAGCAGCAACACAAACTCTTCTAACTTCTTCGGAAGTTGAATTAATGGAAACAGGAACGAACTGGGGTCTCGGTCCCCAGTAATGCTTGAACTTCTAACTTCTTCGGAAGTTGAATTAATGGAAACGGAAATAGGCAATAGCTAGAATCTCCAAATCGTTACTTCTAACTTCTTCGGAAGTTGAATTAATGGAAACAGAATTTCCCCAGCAGAATCGGCATTCAGGAAAAAAAACTTCTAACTTCTTCGGAAGTTGAATTAATGGAAACATAATGGTCAATGTCGGAACCCCATGTACGATCCCATAGCTTCTAACTTCTTCGGAAGTTGAATTAATGGAAACGATATACGCCAGCTACCGCTTTGGTAGTAAGCCACGGCCACTTCTAACTTCTTCGGAAGTTGAATTAATGGAAACCGGACTTGTATGTCCAAGGGGACACGGATACTAGCCTCTTCTAACTTCTTCGGAAGTTGAATTAATGGAAACCCTGTTCTTTTTTGGCGAACTTCTCCGCCGCTTCGGAGCCTTCTAACTTCTTCGGAAGTTGAATTAATGGAAACTGGATGTCCAATGGGACACGGACACGAGCCTGTCTTCTAACTTCTTCGGAAGTTGAATTAATGGAAACTTTGGACTTCCTTGTATTGCGGATCTGATTCAAAACTTCTAACTTCTTCGGAAGTTGAATTAATGGAAACCCGGAGTACCCTAGCTTAGGGTATTCCATGGTCACTGGAACTTCTAACTTCTTCGGAAGTTGAATTAATGGAAACTATGAGGATCATGTGGCCGTCATACTGGCCATTTGTGATCTTCTAACTTCTTCGGAAGTTGAATTAATGGAAACTTTTTTAGCCCCTTAAAAGTTGGGACCCACTCCACGCTTCTAACTTCTTCGGAAGTTGAATTAATGGAAACTCTACGTCTTCTTTTTCTTCTTTAACTTCCACCTCTCCAGTGCTTCTAACTTCTTCGGAAGTTGAATTAATGGAAACTTACAGCCCACTCGTCTGGGCTGACCTCTGTTACGACTTCTAACTTCTTCGGAAGTTGAATTAATGGAAACTAGGGGAGTAAACTTAATTACTCAACCCAGAGGAGGCTTCTAACTTCTTCGGAAGTTGAATTAATGGAAACAAGAGAAGACTGTGTGTATTTCGAAATCTCATTTAACTCTTCTAACTTCTTCGGAAGTTGAATTAATGGAAACTGCCGTTGCCGGCGCTCCTCGCTTTCACGAGTTGCGCTTCTAACTTCTTCGGAAGTTGAATTAATGGAAACTTCCTTTATTATAAAAGGCAACTCTGTAAATTTTACTTCTAACTTCTTCGGAAGTTGAATTAATGGAAACATATCAACAACCCCTATGACCACCAAAGAAGGTTTTTATCCTTCTAACTTCTTCGGAAGTTGAATTAATGGAAACTCGCTTGCCGGGGTTGCGGGCTTGCCCGCCGCAGTGACCTTCTAACTTCTTCGGAAGTTGAATTAATGGAAACCTACCACTACCAGTTTGGCTTTCGGCTTCCTCGCTTCTTCTAACTTCTTCGGAAGTTGAATTAATGGAAACAAAATGATCATTAGGGCTGCTATTGCAGCACAACTTCTAACTTCTTCGGAAGTTGAATTAATGGAAACGTTGGTTAGGCTGGTTCGGGCTCGGGCTCGGGCTCGCTTCTAACTTCTTCGGAAGTTGAATTAATGGAAACTCGGATGACAAAACGTATACGCCACCCAAGGTGACACAGCTTCTAACTTCTTCGGAAGTTGAATTAATGGAAACTAGTCTACGAATGGCTTGTAATACTCAAGCCATTTACTTCTAACTTCTTCGGAAGTTGAATTAATGGAAACCACCTACACAGCTGCACCCATCTTTATGGATGCACTGGCCTGCTTCTAACTTCTTCGGAAGTTGAATTAATGGAAACTGCTGCTGCTGAGGAGGCTGGCGATAAATCTCGCACTCTTCTAACTTCTTCGGAAGTTGAATTAATGGAAACTTTTTTGCTTTTCCCTTTTCAAGGCGGTTAGCTGCCTTCTTCTAACTTCTTCGGAAGTTGAATTAATGGAAACCAACAGCCTCAACACCACCGAAACCGAAACCGAAACCAACACTTCTAACTTCTTCGGAAGTTGAATTAATGGAAACAGCTTGCCACTCCTGAGGCTTCTCAGGGAAAGTTGCTTCTAACTTCTTCGGAAGTTGAATTAATGGAAACGTCAATCCAGTCGCCGTTTTCATCCAACGTCCAACACTTGCTTCTAACTTCTTCGGAAGTTGAATTAATGGAAACGAGCATCAGGTGCCGGGGGGAGTTGGAAACCCCCACTTCTAACTTCTTCGGAAGTTGAATTAATGGAAACGTGCTTCCGCATCCCCGGCGTAACTGTTGTAGTCTCCGCTTCTAACTTCTTCGGAAGTTGAATTAATGGAAACAATCGGTCCAATAGCACTTTCGCAACTGATTTATTCTCTTCTAACTTCTTCGGAAGTTGAATTAATGGAAACTGCTGGGACACACATGGTCCCCATGAATATGTTCGTCTTCTAACTTCTTCGGAAGTTGAATTAATGGAAACACGGGTCCGCTGCGTGCCGCCAGCACCAGGGGCCGCTTCTAACTTCTTCGGAAGTTGAATTAATGGAAACAATTGCTTCGCAGGGAAGCGGAGCAAACAAGCCAACAGCTTCTAACTTCTTCGGAAGTTGAATTAATGGAAACTACGCAGTACCCACGGGGGCCTGCAGTTTGACTTATACTTCTAACTTCTTCGGAAGTTGAATTAATGGAAACCTGTAACTCCAGGTTTTGCCTGGCTGGACATTAAAGCTTCTAACTTCTTCGGAAGTTGAATTAATGGAAACCCGCCCTCGCGACTGCTCTCAGTCGTGATGGGTTTACAACTTCTAACTTCTTCGGAAGTTGAATTAATGGAAACTGGAAGCCCCCCCGGTCATTCGATGGGGGGCAAATTGCCTTCTAACTTCTTCGGAAGTTGAATTAATGGAAACCTGCTGGGGCTGGGGTTGCCGGTATTCCAGGCACCTCTTCTAACTTCTTCGGAAGTTGAATTAATGGAAACTCATAGGCTACGCTACAACTAGTCCGAGGGGACTAGTTCTTCTAACTTCTTCGGAAGTTGAATTAATGGAAACTCCCCAACTGGGGAGAGGCCCCCATTGCGACGCTGCGGGCGGCTTCTAACTTCTTCGGAAGTTGAATTAATGGAAACAAGGGCTAAGAACGCTCGAACCTATGAGAGGTGTTTAGGCTTCTAACTTCTTCGGAAGTTGAATTAATGGAAACTTTTTAGTAGGACTGAAAAGATTACAAAAACTTCTAACTTCTTCGGAAGTTGAATTAATGGAAACATAATGGGGCCCCTGATTTTGCTGGCCGCCATGATCAGGCTTCTAACTTCTTCGGAAGTTGAATTAATGGAAACGGTCAACCTCATCGAACTTGGTGGCACCCTTCACGGCTTCTAACTTCTTCGGAAGTTGAATTAATGGAAACATGGGTCCCAACCCCAAGGATTGTTTTTTGCCCCCTCTTCTAACTTCTTCGGAAGTTGAATTAATGGAAACCGAGATTCCCATTGCGTTGCTGCGGCTGCGGGCGATGCCTTCTAACTTCTTCGGAAGTTGAATTAATGGAAACCTGCCGCTGCTGCGGGGGTTGCTGCCGCTGCTGCGGGGGCTTCTAACTTCTTCGGAAGTTGAATTAATGGAAACAACACGGGAGCCGAAGCCAATAACAGCACCGAAACCTTCTAACTTCTTCGGAAGTTGAATTAATGGAAACAGACTTGTCCGACTCATGCCCCTGAGGACAAACATGGCTTCTAACTTCTTCGGAAGTTGAATTAATGGAAACTTTATCGCTTATTCGTAGCGAGTTTCTTGACAATTCTGCTTCTAACTTCTTCGGAAGTTGAATTAATGGAAACTTATCACTTCCTTCTCCATCGGGGAGAGATGTTCATCACTTCTAACTTCTTCGGAAGTTGAATTAATGGAAACTATTGACATTACTCGCTCAAACTCGCGAATAATCACTTCTAACTTCTTCGGAAGTTGAATTAATGGAAACCCATCCTCATTTTCCATGACTTCACCTAAGTACTCTTCTAACTTCTTCGGAAGTTGAATTAATGGAAACAACAAGGGGCCTATTTATTTGGCCTTTGTTGTAAAACTTCTAACTTCTTCGGAAGTTGAATTAATGGAAACGAACACCAACACCAACAAGAACGAGACCAGCGATTTTACTTCTAACTTCTTCGGAAGTTGAATTAATGGAAACTAGACTCACAATCTGTTTTATTGGGCTTATGCCCTTCTTCTAACTTCTTCGGAAGTTGAATTAATGGAAACAATGCCGCTGGGTCTGTGCAACTTCGAATTTTTCGACTTCTAACTTCTTCGGAAGTTGAATTAATGGAAACAATTTGGCAGCTGGGGGAGGAAGGGGTAGTATTACTACCACTTCTAACTTCTTCGGAAGTTGAATTAATGGAAACCGGGTGTTTATCTGGTTCTCCGCAAAGTTCTGAAAAAAACTCTTCTAACTTCTTCGGAAGTTGAATTAATGGAAACCCGCGACGGCCGGCACCGTCGTCTGAATCGCCGTCGGCTTCTAACTTCTTCGGAAGTTGAATTAATGGAAACTCGTATGCGTTATAACTACCGACAATGCGCAAATTCTTCTAACTTCTTCGGAAGTTGAATTAATGGAAACGGGCGCTGCCCCCGCATAGATTTTCGAATGCTTCTTCTAACTTCTTCGGAAGTTGAATTAATGGAAACGTGAGGTTCGCGTCTGGACGACGCTGCTGCTGCTGCTTCTAACTTCTTCGGAAGTTGAATTAATGGAAACTCCATCGGCCGACTGGACCTGCCCATATATCCAATACTTCTAACTTCTTCGGAAGTTGAATTAATGGAAACCTGGGGAGGATCTGACGCTGCCCCTGACCCTGGTTAGGGCTCTTCTAACTTCTTCGGAAGTTGAATTAATGGAAACTAACTCCCACCGGCTTCCTACTCGGCCCAGCTTCTAACTTCTTCGGAAGTTGAATTAATGGAAACCGAAACAAGCTCTGCAGTGCCTTCCAAATCCGCATCTTCTAACTTCTTCGGAAGTTGAATTAATGGAAACAACAAGAAAAGCAATAGCAGCCACTAACAATTGGCGAACTTCTAACTTCTTCGGAAGTTGAATTAATGGAAACCCAGTTCCTCCTCGACAGGGGGTTTCTGCGGAGGATGGCTTCTAACTTCTTCGGAAGTTGAATTAATGGAAACCTGGAGGTGGCTGATGCCACCTCAACGGAAAAAAGCTTCTAACTTCTTCGGAAGTTGAATTAATGGAAACCCGAGAAAACCGAGGCCAACGAAAACAGAAGCAACAGCTTCTAACTTCTTCGGAAGTTGAATTAATGGAAACCCTCCTTTGATTTCCCAACCGAACACTTGGTCCGGCAAGGCTTCTAACTTCTTCGGAAGTTGAATTAATGGAAACGACAGCGGCCACTGGCGGCGTCTATGCGAAGACACCCTTCTAACTTCTTCGGAAGTTGAATTAATGGAAACCGGAAGACTTCTTCGACGATAATCTCCCGAGTGATATCTTCTAACTTCTTCGGAAGTTGAATTAATGGAAACTTCTCCGCACAGGAGAACCATTTCCCGCAGCCGTTAGCTCTTCTAACTTCTTCGGAAGTTGAATTAATGGAAACTCCTGATTGTCAACACTTAAGCCTGAGCAGGCATTTTTCTTCTAACTTCTTCGGAAGTTGAATTAATGGAAACGCCTTGTCGGCCGTCTGAGCTACGGAGCCCACTACTTCTAACTTCTTCGGAAGTTGAATTAATGGAAACGCAATGCCTGCGTAGTTGCCGTTCGGGGCATAAACCGCCCGCTTCTAACTTCTTCGGAAGTTGAATTAATGGAAACATCTACGTGCCTCCCAGAACAAGCAGCCTTCGCCGCCTCTTCTAACTTCTTCGGAAGTTGAATTAATGGAAACTCAATATTGTTGGCTTGAAAACTTCGAACTGTATACTCACTTCTAACTTCTTCGGAAGTTGAATTAATGGAAACCATGTTGAAATTATGGTATTGATTGTCATCCTGAGCGAAGCGAAGGATCTCACCAGATCCTTCGTGTCGTTCAGGATGACGTAGATTAAACTTGCGGACAGAAAAAGAACTTGAAGATGACCTAAATTTTATTAGCAAAAAATCGGTTAATGATAACAATTAGAACTATAATTGTAGGGGCAACCACAGGGGGATTGCCCCTACTTAACTGTATCGGGATTAAGATTAATTTCTCGCTTGCTGAAAGGTAAATCTTGATTTATTGCTTCAATTTCTTCTTGTTCCATATCGTTAATTTCGTCGATATAAGCACCAAGAATTTTCTTCATCCGTGGGTCATAAAAACGGTGCATACTGTAGTTAGGAGTAGCAGGAAAACCGCGACGTTTTTTGTGTCTTCCTCCTGCGCCAGGGTCGAACATTTGTACCCCTTGACTAATTGCCCATTCTATGGGTTTATAGTAACAAGCTTCAAAATGTAAGCAATCATATTCTTCAAAACAACCCCAATAACGTCCGTAGAGATTGTCTCCTTTACGAAGACAGAAAGATAATCCTACGGGTTGACGAGAGTTATCTTCAGTATAAGCCGCGACTAACATGACGCGATCGCGGAAATTAGGATAAAGTTGCGCGAAGAATTTCCGTGTCAGATACTTACTTCCCCAGTAAAATTTATCGCAAGTGCTGCTATAGAAGTTATAAATCAAAGGAAACATTGACTTAGGAATTTCTTCTCCAACCAAAGTTTCCACACGCAACCCAGCTTTAGCAACAGCTTTGCGTTCTCGTTTAATGTTACGACGTTGATTCGCGTTAAAGACACCTAAATAGTCGTCAAACGTATTAAAGCCTTTATTTTGCCAAATATAGCTATGATGTAGCCAACCTGTAAAGCCGTGACGTTGGATGACGGGTTGCCATTCGGGGTCAACAAAGAGAAAATTACAACCAGAGATGGAGTGGCGATCGCAGAAATGGTCGATCGCTGCTACCATAATTTCAGTCAACCGATCTTCATCTTCTCCTGGTGCGATTAAAAAGCGATAACCTCCTGCGGGAGTAAACGGAGTCATTCCCAACAGTTTCGGATAATAACGCACTCCTAAACGATAAGCTAAATCTGCCCATTGATGGTCAAAGACAAATTCGCCATAGCTGTGACCTTTAAGGTAAAGTGGTGCTGCGGCAATTAATTGATTATTGCGCCATACTGTTAAATGAGTAGATTGCCAACCTGTTTTTGCGGTTGCGCTACCAGAATTTTCCAGGTTATTCAGCCATTCCCACTCCAAAAATGGCGTTTTTAACGGTTTTGCTAACTCATCCCAGACATTTTTCGGGATTTCGGCGATTTTCTCAATCCAAGTAATCGAATAGCTAGGAGAAATTTGTTTAACCATTGCAGCAATTTTTCGTTTCTGGGAATTTCCTTCTGGATTTTTCTGTTGACATTTAACCTAAAATATGGTATGGGAATTAATTAACTTAACATTGGTTAGAACTAATTGCCAATTATAGCAACCGCTAGGGCGGAGAGAACGTAAATTATTAGACATTTAAGGAGGTTAGTTGTAGCGATCGCCACGAAAACAATTACTTCTCCAGGTAAAATGGGAAAAATATCATCGGTAATTAATGAAAACTGATACAATTTTTTACGAAATATTTAAAGAATTTCCTCAGATATTTTTGAACTTATTGGGAAACCGGAAACTAATACCAACCGTTATCAATTTCAATCTCCCGAAGTTAAACAACTTAATTTTCGCTTAGATGGAATATTTTTACCTTCATTAGACTATCCAACTGAACCAATTTACTTTGTCGAGGTACAATTTTATAAAGACGAAGATTTTTACGACCGTTTTTTCGCGAGTATTTTCCTTTATTTTAGTCAAGCTAAACCGATTAACTCAGATTGGTATGCAGTTGTTATTTACGACAAGCGAACTAAGGAAGCATCACCTCATCCTCGCTATCGTAGTCTGATTGATTCCCATTTGCGAATCTTTTATCTCAACGAATTAGAAACAGAAACAATTAATGGTTCTCTCGGTTTAGGTATTGTAAAATTAATTGTAGAAAGTCAATCGAACGCTGCCGATTATGCTAAAAATTTAATCGAGAAAGCACAAGCAGAATTAACTGATACTAATCTTCAAACGAAAGTTCTAGGATTTATCGAAACAATTGTCGTTTATAAATTTCCTAATTTAAGCCGAGAGGAGGTAGAAAAAATGCTAAATCTAGATTTTATTAAACATACCAAAGTTTACCAAGAAGTTAAAGAAGAAGGAAAAATTGAAGGGAAATTAGAAACAATTTCTAAACTTGTAGAGAAAGGTATGAGTATTCAAGAAATTGCGGAAATTTTAGATTTAGATATTGAAGTTGTGAAAAAATCTCTTAAGTGAGTTGAATTTGATTGAGAATTTTCAGCCAAGTTTTTTCGGAGATAGATAACAATACTCAATGATAAATTTACGCTCTTGTTGGCACGATAGTTTATATCACAAAAAAGAGCAAAAATCAAGTCATTAAAATATTTTTTAACGTTGTCGGCGATAATGGAGAAAAACTTCGCCGGCGATCGCCTCCACACTTAACAATTCTAGTTGAGGAGCTTGTGCTTGAGCAAAACCAATTCCTGCGACTGGAGTTGGTGCAGTTGCACCACCAAAAATCACCGGACACAAAGTCAGCCAAAATTCGTCAATCAGATCGACAGCTAACAAAGATGCTACCAGTTCGCCGCCACCCAGAACAGCTATTCGTTGGAAACCTAGCCGTGAAAGCTGCTTAAAAGCGGCTTTCCAGTCAATTTCATTAGTGATAGTTTCAGTTACTAACAAACGCTCAAACTTACTTTCTCTATTCAACCAGTTAGCCGCACCTTGTTTGGTAGTGAGTAACCAACGAGGTACAGGTTGCTGAAAAAAGCGTAGATCTGGGTTAAAGTTA
The genomic region above belongs to Oscillatoria salina IIICB1 and contains:
- a CDS encoding photosystem I reaction center subunit VIII → MTGAYAASYLPWILIPVVCWLFPAVAMGLLFIYIESEG
- a CDS encoding photosystem I reaction center protein subunit XI, which translates into the protein MADPRNVEVVKPYHGDPFIGHLSTPISDSGFTRAFIGNLPAYRTGVSPIIRGLEVGLAHGYFVLGPWVLFGPLRDYGEAANLGALISAIALILIATAGMSVYGLVSFPKDDSQVPYLQDNPQAPDDLKTSQGWSQFTGGFFVGGMGGAFVAYFLLENSSTLDAIIRGIVNSQ
- the psb32 gene encoding photosystem II repair protein Psb32, whose product is MFLVSVVLAFSVVVAPAWATSIYELPPVSAGEQTWVIDEANVLSRLNEGTLTNQLKKLANETGNEVRLVTIHRLDYGETIDSFADDLFAEWYSTPEAQAKQTLLVLDTLTNNVAIRTGEGVKSLLDEDIATSVVNDTIGTSIREGDKYNEAFLAASDRVVAVLSGQPDPGAPEVQDELNIERTYATAEETDDRNAAVWVLGLLVVATIIPMATYFFYQSYGG
- a CDS encoding DUF4346 domain-containing protein; this encodes MSQTIENITAIDNELSKRDLALDPGGYFIIYLDSEAGLICAKHFTNIIDDRGLAVDPETGKPIPAKGKVARTATTIFTGRTAKELCVKIFEQTQPCPVTMLDHAAYLGREFVRAESALINSGDYIQD
- a CDS encoding GNAT family N-acetyltransferase → MVKQISPSYSITWIEKIAEIPKNVWDELAKPLKTPFLEWEWLNNLENSGSATAKTGWQSTHLTVWRNNQLIAAAPLYLKGHSYGEFVFDHQWADLAYRLGVRYYPKLLGMTPFTPAGGYRFLIAPGEDEDRLTEIMVAAIDHFCDRHSISGCNFLFVDPEWQPVIQRHGFTGWLHHSYIWQNKGFNTFDDYLGVFNANQRRNIKRERKAVAKAGLRVETLVGEEIPKSMFPLIYNFYSSTCDKFYWGSKYLTRKFFAQLYPNFRDRVMLVAAYTEDNSRQPVGLSFCLRKGDNLYGRYWGCFEEYDCLHFEACYYKPIEWAISQGVQMFDPGAGGRHKKRRGFPATPNYSMHRFYDPRMKKILGAYIDEINDMEQEEIEAINQDLPFSKREINLNPDTVK
- a CDS encoding Rpn family recombination-promoting nuclease/putative transposase, with the translated sequence MGKPETNTNRYQFQSPEVKQLNFRLDGIFLPSLDYPTEPIYFVEVQFYKDEDFYDRFFASIFLYFSQAKPINSDWYAVVIYDKRTKEASPHPRYRSLIDSHLRIFYLNELETETINGSLGLGIVKLIVESQSNAADYAKNLIEKAQAELTDTNLQTKVLGFIETIVVYKFPNLSREEVEKMLNLDFIKHTKVYQEVKEEGKIEGKLETISKLVEKGMSIQEIAEILDLDIEVVKKSLK
- a CDS encoding RibD family protein, with amino-acid sequence MILFRPHTTLILAMTADGKIASEAREAARFSSRCDRAHLEKQISLADAVLFGANTLRAYGTTLPISDRQLLLARQQRNQSPQPVQVVCSATANFNPDLRFFQQPVPRWLLTTKQGAANWLNRESKFERLLVTETITNEIDWKAAFKQLSRLGFQRIAVLGGGELVASLLAVDLIDEFWLTLCPVIFGGATAPTPVAGIGFAQAQAPQLELLSVEAIAGEVFLHYRRQR